The sequence ccctccatctctctccatctctgaatTGCATAATAGTACCATCCTTTAGTCTTTGGTGGTTAACTGAAATAATGTTTAtaagtgcttggcacacagcccGAACTGTCAAAAATGCCtagataagtttattttttcattatatttggtAAAGATAGTCTAAATTAGCATTTAAATTGGCATTTTAAGCTCCTTCTTTattggggggtggtggggagagtaGATAGTGCTTGACCCAGCTATCACAGATAAAAGTTTAGGAGAACATTTTCCAACTCAAATGTGTTATATTTTCTGTATGCACAACTAAAGAAACACTTTCTAAATGCATCCTTCTTTCAGAAGAAGATAAAGGTGGCAAAATGGCTGCAGCAGATTCTGTGCAGCAGAGACGCCAATATAGACGACAGAACCAGCAGTCTTCATCTGGTATGGACAGTGATTACATGTTTTTTCTCTCTGCATatcctaataaaaatatttaaaataaaaatatccacaAGTGTAGTGAGTGTATTTAGGAGAAATATTTTTGTGCCTTCATAGAAGTATGAGGGATTGTTAGTTTTGGAGCTTTGTTATTAAGTACTtccttaaaactttattttcttttagattgTTGTAAAAGTAATAGATCTTCAGAGTACATAAgttaaaacaggaataaaaattggaaaagtcTTACTCAACCCTAAGTCTTACTCCCCAGAGCTACTATTTAGAAATTTTCTTTGCATGTATTAAGTATCTGtagtttaaaaacaaaccaaaaacacctAACAGGCTCAAGCTGTAGATTATATTGCTTGCCTTTTTAACTTACTATATCTAGACATCTTCCCCTGTTAGTTCTTAAGGGTCTACCTCATTTATTTACTGActgcaacatttttaaaatattgataacatACTATCGAGCCACTTGTCTatttggacatttaggttatttctagttttttttctgtgtatgtgtttatatgagtgtatctataaaatgaaatttctgaATTAAAAAGTGTGTACAcagaaaactgattttaaaatcagatatCCTGGTTTTATTAGCTCAGTTGGTATTTGTGATGGAGTCTAGGCActgcttttccttttcacttataAAATGGAAACCAAAGCATTCCACAGTGACATTAAGTCAGTTAAAGCTATATAGCTTTTGCAACTCCGTTAAGGTGTGGTTAATCATGGAAATGTTTGAAAAGTGCATTtatgttttggatattttttgatatttataggaaatgtcagatacattttatttgataaataatAGGGATATGAAGTAAATTATTCAAACCCCAGTCAGACTTTCAGTAACCTTAAAAGTGCTTAGAGTAACTAGAATTAAGTAATTGCTTGAGATGCTTTTTTTACTGAGCTTTTTGGAAAATCACTAGATTCTTAAGGAGTGCTGTCTTCTCGGCTTGTGCTGTGGAAATGAtttgtataaaataattatataataatatgtatttatgtatgctTGACTTTGAAGTCGTTGAGTACACAAATggtaattgtcttttttttttccagaactcATGGCTTGTATGTGTGCTCACTTATGTTAGTGAACTTGATTTGCTAATTTGGATACTCCCTCTACTTAGCTTCCAAAAACGGGTACAGGCTGTTAAGCATACATCTGATGTAAATTTTTGCTTATTGTATAATTATAGATTCtggctcctcctcttcctcagaaGATGAACGACCCAAAAGGTCCCATGTGAAGAATGGTGAGGTAGGCAGGCGACGGAGACATTCCCCTTCCCGGAGTGCCTCTCCATCACCTCGAAAGCGCCAGAAAGAGGCTTCCCCTCGGTAATGTCTTCACTCTTGATCTGTAGTTGTGATAAAGCTTCATAACTTAAGGGATGGGCTGTGGGCTTACAATTTGGTTAACTCCATTTCATTAGAGCTTATAGTAGGAAATGGTCAGATTTTGGGATATTTGGGTTTTCGTTCAGTGATTATTACTGTTTAATGAGAATTTAGTAAGTTTGTACCAGCATGTCGTCGTGCATGTGCATGACTTGAATAGACCAGTTAAATTACTTCTGACTATCTTCGAacaactaaaatatatatatatttccattaatTTGGTGAATGGAATTCTTGACACTTGTTTTTTTCCACTGCTCTCAGGATGCAGATGGGAAAGCGATGGCAATCGCCAATGACTAAAAGGTTGGTTAGATGCTATTTTGTAAATTAGGATTACATGTCAAAGTTCTAGTGACTTAATTTACTGTTTAGGTAACATCCTGTTCACAGGTTTATAGGTTATGATGATGGAGAAGTTCCTTAGtttgatttaattatattttcttacaCAACAAATTAATGAGGTAAGACAAGAGGTAGGACAGTAATAATAGCTCTTTAGATTAAGTGGGGAGGGACTTGGTGATAATAATAGGGAAGGCAAGAGAAATTTGGGAGAGacatttaaaaggttaaaaaatgacTAAGGCTTAAAGCAGTATTTTTCATGCTTCTAAACTTTTGTCTCTGGCTGTTGAACATTTCTTCCTTAACAGTTAAAGATATATTAatcatgtgctcagtcgtgtctgactctttgtgaccccatagactgtagcccatcctcttgtctgtggaattctccagcaagaatactggagtgaactgccatttccttctccagggacactgccaagcccagggatcaaacccacgtctcttcttttgcatctcttgcattggcatgcagattctttaccactgtgtcacctgggaagcccaaatattaaTCATACTTAGTGTAAAAAGATTGTTGCATGTATAACTTGTCCTCATTACCAGTGTGACTAGGAAAGGATGTAGTTCTGAAGAGGTCACTGCACGGACAGGAAGCTGTCTTCATTCTGTGACTTGTCTATTCCTAATTCTTGAGGGCTGCTTTGTGTTTTGAAGCTTAATGAAACTGGTTCTTACAAAATTTGGGGTGGTGGGAAACTTCTCTACTTTGCAGTTTTCTCACATGGAAACATAGGTCATTGGAAGTTATCACTGAAAGGGACCTTTTAGTGATGCCAAGCCTTTCATTTTACAgctgaaactgaggcacagggtgAATATCTCAGGTCATTAGTATATCATAATAGATTCTAATctgagttcactttttttttttaatgagaatattttaaaaggggAGCCATATAATCAACAGTAATAGCCTCTTGTACTATTACATCTGCTGATAACACACTAAGAGTTCTGCTTTGTATCTTCTCATCACTCAGGTTTGTGAGTGTCAGTGTTTTTCTCTTTGAGTCAAAACCCAGATGTCTTTACCCATTTGAAATCTTCATTACCTATTGAAGGAGTACAGTAGTCCACCCTGTTTCTCTAGGTCCTATAATTCTCAGATTAACCCTGCTAATAAAGTGACTTCTCCTTTACTGTCTTTCTTGTATTTAAAAATTTGGTGTCTGCATGTCATCTGAAACATATCTGTCTTGACCTATTGCctcttttagtttatattttaaatctgcTTAAAGTGAAATCTTAGTCTCCATAAAGCATAAGCAAGTTtaacttaaaaatcaaatttattagTGGATGTTAGAATGTTCATTGTTGTGTTAATGATCTCTCCTTAGTTTTATTGGGGAATCAAGCCAAGTAAacttgagaaaatatttccagattCACAGGGAGCTTCAGTCCTTTACTGGGCAAGAAATTAGGAACtaattacagttgacccttgaacaacatacaTTTGAACTGTGGGAGTCCACGTacacaaaaaaattcttttttcaaataaataaatattgtagtAATACCTCAGTTGATTGAGTCTGCCAGTGCAGAATCTGGATATAGAGGGTTGACTGTAAAGTTATCTGCAGATTTTTAGCTGCACAGATTCAGTAACCCAAGCTCCCCATTGTTCAAGGATCAATTGTACATTATTTGACTGCTTTTTATACACAGACTTAGCCAATAGATGTCAAAATGTACTTTAGTAGGTCTACTGGGAGACTACCATGAGTTGGTCCGGTTGATGATAATCATATTTTACAGGTGTGCCTTTTGTGGTTGTGCAGCAGAGCTCAGAATTAAGGTCTATGATTCTTGTCTATATTTTAACCATAGTGCTCCTTATCATGGCTTAAGTGCTCAGGCaactttgtttctttgtctttggagtagtgtttttaattaattgtttGCAGTTGAACTCTTGTTCAACCATAGGAacgtatttttttaaagagcaagaaCTTGGAGCACTGACACTCAGCTTTGGGGCctttaattttaaatgtctgtATTAGCACGTTGCATGTTTCTAGGCTTTACAGCAGTTGTTCCTAACAAGGAATCAAAAATTACTTGAAGAACCTTTTTATTAACCTACATCAGCTGGACCATAGCCAAGACCTGGTGAACACAAAGTTCAGATAAGTTTCCTAGCTGTTTCCAATGTACAGTCTAGTTAGAAAGCAACTCCCTGAGGTAGTGTTATCAAAGTGTTTTCACTTTGTGTCATGTTAAGAATGTTCTGTGTGACCCAGACTGCATATTTATATACTGCAACAAAAGGTTCACACAACAAAATTTGCCATAGTTAAAACACttagcttttctcttttctttcttttttttaatctgttctcATGGAGTTTTGACTGACTGCAGTGtggtttgagaaacactgctgtgAGGGATGAAGCGATGGCTGCTGCCCTTTGGGTTGACAGTGCCTGAAACTAAATCATCTCAGTCACTTAGTTACAGATGTTACCGACTCTGAATCAACTATAATTCTTCTTTGGTTTAGTGGTAGACGGAGGAGAagtcccaccccacctcctgccaGAAGGCGACGttctccttctcctgctcctcCGCCTCGTCGACGCAGGTCTCCCACACCACCACCACGGCGGAGGTATTTATGAGATAGGCTCGTGGGTGCTGATGGGAGCAACTTTGGATTTCTGTgattgaaatatttattcaagtGGCCTTGTTCAGCTGTTtacaaaatatcacatattaacatttccatttaCCTGACAAGTCCAGGACACACAAAtctagagggagagagaaagtagaTTCATGATGGTGCCCAGGGTGGGATGGGAACCAGGAGTCGTGATGGTTGAAGACCATGAACGCAGTTGACCTTGAGCAAGGTCAGGGGTTGGGGGTTCTGACAAGTAGCTGAGAACCTGACTCTAACTTTACAGTTGGGCCTTCCAAATCTGTGGATTCAGCCAGTGGCCAGTTGTGTAGTACTgcagtgtatatttttaaaaatccacatataagtggacccatgcagttaaACCTATGTTCGGGGGTAACCTATATACTAAAACAATTGAAAttgggtgaattttatgatttgtaaatcatatatcattaaaagaggttaagtaaattaAAAGAGTCACTCTAGTCATTATAGAGggaacatttttatgttcagataTTTTCAACCCATTGAATATGGGTTAGTTGAATCTCTGGATACTGGGTCTTTGAACACAGAGCACTAACCATCtcagacaaacccaaattgaAAGCGATTCTACATAGTAACTGATGAGTACTCTTCAAAAAAAATCGATTGTGAGAGAGACTGAGGAACTATTACAAATTGGCAGAAAAACTAAGGGCATGGGACAGTTGGGTGCAATGTAGGATTCTGATTTTTGgaacctggaacagaaaaaggacattactGGGAAAACTAAGGCggcattagtattttttttagttaatagCAAATTAGCACTAAGGTTAATTTTATAGTCTTGGTAGTTTTTCTATAGTATATGAGATGTTAAGTGGTAAGCCTACTGTTGTTCATCTCTTCTGTCAATGAAAAATGATTTCAAAGTAAaaggggggattttttttttttaagagaattgCTCAAACGTATTATCAAGCAGTATAGTGACTACACCCTGAATGCCTTTTATGTGCTAGCTAAAGCATTAGACACTTTATGTAGTTTATCGTCAGTCCTCAAGATGATCTTGCGTAATAGTGGTATTCccattttccaggtgaggaaaTCTAGGCTCAGATTTAATAATAAGAGCTAAATGGAAGTGCATTCTATGATGTTGCACTGTGTATGGCCTTTCTAAAAGCTGATTTTTAGACAGTAAAACTTTTGAGCTCAAGGTCTGAATGTTTCAGGAGAAAATCAAGTGGTTGAGACAATGTTATTTTGAGGTTTAGTTTCTAAGAGGCAAGTTAAGGTTATATAGGGATTAAACATTAAGAGAAAGGCCAAGTGGGTGGCAGGAATGCATTCTCCCTAGCAGTAGATTTCCATTGAATACTACTCTTCCCAAAGTGCAAGTCTCTCAATGAGGGCGGGGTGTTGTCTTTTAAACCTTGTGCAAGTGAGCGCTCTTTACTAATACAGAGTCCAAACACCAGTGTAGAGAGTGTTCCCCATAGGAGAGCTCTTTAAAGCACAGACGTCCTGAGTTCAAGTTGAACACAGTCAATAGAATCTTATTAATAGTTATCTAGTTACTACATAGTAGTAAtggattttcagttttcttcagaGCAATGCAagattcttttctgaaaaaaaaattaaactgaatcTACATGGATTTTACTGAATGACTTGACAAATTTGAATTCAATCTGAACACTAAATCTCCACGAACCAGAATGTCCTATTTGTAATCATCTAGGATACACAGTAATTTActaagtgatttttctttttaaacttaaagGCATGGCATTTCCACTTAGAGATATTTTCTTTGTCTGGTGCTGTAAGTGcataattttctttgtattctgtttcTAGTCTGTTGGACCTTTAAGCTTTCATGATGTATTTTTCCTAGGACTCCGTCTCCTCCTCCACGTCGTCGCTCACCTTCCCCAAGAAGATACTCTCCTCCAATTCAGAGGAGATACTCTCCTTCTCCACCTCCAAAGAGAAGAACGGCttcaccccctccccctcctaAACGAAGGGCATCACCATCTCCACCACCAAAGCGTCGGGTCTCCCATTCACCACCTCCCAAACAAAGAAGCTCCCCAGTCACCAAGAGACGTTCGCCTTCATTGTCATCAAAGCATAGGAAAGGGTCTTCCCCGAGCCGATCTGCCCGGGAGGCCCGGTCACCACAGCCAAACAAACGGCACTCGCCCTCACCACGGCCTCGCGCTCCTCAGACCTCAAGTCCTCCACCTGTTCGCAGAGGAGCATCATCGTCACCCCAAAGAAGGCAGTCCCCATCTCCAAGCTCTAGGCCCATTAGGAGAGTCTCCAGGACTCCGGaacccaaaaagataaaaaagtaaaaatattttctcctttttggtTAGGAACACTTACCTTGCATAGCTCTTTATGTTTGAaaactcctccccaccccacacacttACTGAGAAATCACAGGAAAGAACAGCTGTGAATACAAATTTTAAGGCAAATTCTTGGTCCTATTCATATATCCTTTTCTGTTTTCAGGCTAGTTCCTTGTGGTATAAGCTAAATGAGGATTTTATTTGGTTCTTAAGGATATCAGGTTAATTCAGAAGTGTGCTTCCAAACCCAGCTCTGAAGTGATGTATAGAATGTTTCTTGCATGTCTGTAAGACTGATAAAAGCAGTGTTAAATATGGCAACTGGCATTACTAATTTCCTACAGGAAGAACCATTAACAGAATGGGTAGAGGATAGTGGGACTTGGAACTACTCTCCAGGAGACTTAGATGATAAAAACTGTGTCGATAACAATCAACCAGCAAGCTAAGTgctgtaaaatatttaaagttggtGATCAGGTTGTGTAATGGTAGTTGGTCGTTTTCTCTTAAAGCAGGATCtctgttttgaagattaaatgttttattttttccttctgtttctagaGCTGCCTCACCAAGCCCTCAGTCAGTAAGGAGGGTCTCATCTTCCCGATCTGTCTCGAGATCTCCTGAGCCAGCAGCTAAAAAGCCCCCAGCACCTCCATCACCTGTCCAGTCTCAGTCACCCTCCACCAACTGGTCACCAGCGGTACCGGTTAAAAAGGCTAAAAGCCCAACACCAAGCCCATCACCGGCAAGGGTATGTCTGCCCTGTTGTGGACATCCTTTATAAGTGTACATGGTTACTTGCAATGagaggggtttttgtttttagtagtTCAGAGCATAATTTTCTGATTCAGGTGAACTTCAAAAGGAGGCGCATATTAAGTGGTGGTGTTTGCATCACTGTGCATGCTTAATTTTCTAGACATCCATTAATTTCCAGTGTCTTATAGTATTAATTTCTATAATCTTGGTGGTGGAGACTGGGCTATATAGATAActtagaaaaacaggaaaaaaataaaaaccttgatTCTAATATTAACTAGGAGATAATTGTCTAGGAGAAATTATCTCCTAAGTCCTAATTATCTAGGAGGAAATTagtgtttctgttgttttctctaGTATTTGACAGGTTTGGGGATGGTTACGATTACACAGGCAATGAAAAGTTTTGATCTTGGATCATGTCTGTTAGTatgattacattttatttaaaaaaaaaaaaatcacaagatatCCAAATGTCACCAGTGGTTTTGGAGGAGAATAATGAGTGATCTTTTTCTTCCTTACATTTTAATGCTCTTAATTTTTCCTATAGTGGAAATACATTATTTCTATAATAACAAATGAATGTTGCAAAGTGTGAAATATTAGATGGAATACAAAGCACATTACTGACCCAGGTAGTCTTATCGTTGGCAGGctacataaataaaaatcacattcttGTTTTTACATCATCAAGCTTACATATCATTGGGATATTAACATATCAGAGCTTAAACTGTTTGCCTTTGTGATTCATTAATCGTGGCAGATTCTTATATTGTATAAAAAACATCAGTAGCTAGTTGTCCATCTTAATAGGGTTGTGTTATTGTGCAGACTAATTGAATGATGAGGAATTTTAAGTAATTGCTTAGAAATATGAGATTGAAAAATTACATTACAGACTAATTTATAGCAGAGCCTACCCTTGGCTTAAATTTGGAATGTATGCAGTGGAGAATATAACCCTGCATTCTAGAGATCAGTGACTAGAGATGTGGCAATCACACACACTTATAATTAGGGTAATAGTAGTTTTTTATTATTTAGGGTGATATGATGGGTGATTTACAGATATTCCCATTTAATTCTCGTAAACAGCTTTATTAGGGATTGTTATACCCAATTGGGGTTAATAAAAATGCCTCAGAACAAGTCAAGCAATTTGTGTGAGGTTGACCAGTAGGTTCAGAAACCAGAATTCAATTTGAGTGAGTTCAGAGACTTTTCTTCCTATTCATCATGGCACTTTTCCTTGCATCTAGAAGTAGACCTAGACTCAGGCCATTCTTGGAGACCTGATTCATAGTGTGCGACTGGGAGGCCTGGTTTCGTGTGAAGTtaggtgtgtgcgtgctcagtagtttcagtcatgtctgacatgtTGCTACCCCGTGAaccgtagctcaccaggctcttctgtcagtgggatttcccagaatactagagtgggttgccatgccctcctccaggggaatcttcctgacataaggatcgaacccacgtctcctgcatgcaggcagattcttcacctctgagccaccgggaaagcctaAAGTTAGTTGGGGAAATTTAAATCATTTACCTTCAGGGTCCATTTCAGCTCTTGGAAGTCTTTACTCCCATCTTTTGGAGTACTTTTCTTGGTGGTGACTGGCCTTGGACCTTCTTCCTCCTGAAGCTGTATGAAATCCTGAGATTAATCCAACTGGTTATTCccttgaaataaaatgtttctttggaCAGGTTGACtttattggtttttgtttttctggatttctagAATTCAGACCCAGAAGGaggtggaaagaaaaagaagaaaaagaaggacaagaaacacaaaaaggataAGAAGCACAAGAAGCACAAAAAACACAAGAAGGAGAAGGCCGTAGCCGCTGCGGCTGCAGCTGCCGTGACCCCTGCAGCCGTGGCTGCTCCCACAACCACATCAGCACAGGAggagccagagccagagccagagcctAAGAAGGTACCTGTGGGCCCCGTCCTGAAGTTTGTACAAATAGCTAAGTCGTTTGGTTTGAGAAGCAGCTGAGGAAGTTTCTTCTAATAATTAGATGCCCCATGTTAACTGTCTTCTGATTGTTGTCTCTAGGACCACCTACCAAGAGCAGGATTTGCTAAGGCTAAAGATGAGACTAGGAATCCTAACGTccaaaaagtttatatttttaaaaagaactttgatATTATTAAACttataattcacccatttaaagtatagtgattttgtggtttttaatatattcatagtTGTGCTGCCATCACCACAGATAGACTCAACATTGCCAGCCATTGTCTCAAGATTTAATGATATGACCTTTctagttttttgtgttttttttttaaggagactgAAAGTGAGGCTGAAGATAACCTTGATGACTTAGAAAAGCACCTGCGTGAAAAGGCCCTGAGATCAATGCGGAAGGCTCAAGTGTCCCCACAGTCCTAGATGGAAATGTTTGTtatgatgtaaattttatttggtTTGTACGCAATTCAATTTCAAAATTGCTAAAATGTGTTTGAGCTTTAGACTATAACATTTGTTGTAATAATTGCTAGGTTGAAGTTCACCATGTAAAAAAAAAGGGCATGGATTTACATTGCAAAAGGTGTCCACAGTGTATTAGTGACATTCTTTCATTGACAGCTGACATAAATTTGTTTagactgaaatattttaagccaaaaaagaaaaatcccctttttaaaaaaggggGTTTAAATATCGTTGGCATTCTTATGGTTCCTTTAAATACCCCTGGCTATTCCCAGAGGtttctctttctactttttctttcctttttcatttttctcatttgagtCTTAGCACCCATTTAAGTTATGAGGCTTTCAACCTTGATGGTTTGCAAGCTTGCCCAGAAATAAGACCACTGTTGAACTACCACAAaagtataaatgaatattttaatgccACAATCTTTCCTGTTGCCTGTGGAGTCTCTGCTGAAATGAATCAGGATTCAAGCTCTAAGAtgagacagaaaatgaaagcatgTTGTTTGCCAGGACACTGTGGGTTTATATAGATGTGTAACAAGTTGATTTGGAACActggaatttcattcttttctcttttcttgtaaAGGCAATTAACTAGCCCCAGGAAGGATCCTTCAGttacataaaattttgttttatgaaatgtCATGGCTCCATTCATAATTTTGTCTTGTTCCAGTCGGTATATACAACTTTCAGAGCTCTTGTATTTGGAAAGCTGGAAGGGCCCAGACTTTGAAATAGTgtcttgttttcactgtttttgtttcatttttgtttcttttttttttaaactaaagctaTATAAAGCTTGTGGATTAAACAgaataaatttctaaatttaaaaatgttggcCACTCACTTTTATTACCCATCTGAATACTGCAGGAAACCAACCTTAGA is a genomic window of Muntiacus reevesi chromosome 3, mMunRee1.1, whole genome shotgun sequence containing:
- the SRRM1 gene encoding serine/arginine repetitive matrix protein 1 isoform X8, producing MMQINLTGFLNGKNAREFMGELWPLLLSAQENIAGIPSAFLELKKEEIKQRQIEQEKLASMKKQDEDKDKRDKEEKESSREKRERSRSPRRRKSRSPSPRRRSSPVRRERKRSHSRSPRHRTKSRSPSPAPEKKEKTPDLPEPSVKVKEPSVQEATSTSDILKVPKTEPVLEPKEPSPEKNSKKEKEKEKTRPRSRTRSKSRSRTRSRSPSHTRPRRRHRSRSRSYSPRRRPSPRRRPSPRRRTPPRRMPPPPRHRRSRSPVRRRRRSSASLSGSSSSSSSSRSRSPPKKPPKRTSSPPRKTRRLSPSASPPRRRHRPSPPTTPPPKTRHSPTPQQSNRTRKSRVSVSPGRTSGKVTKHKGTEKRESPSPAPKPRKVELSESEEDKGGKMAAADSVQQRRQYRRQNQQSSSDSGSSSSSEDERPKRSHVKNGEVGRRRRHSPSRSASPSPRKRQKEASPRMQMGKRWQSPMTKSGRRRRSPTPPPARRRRSPSPAPPPRRRRSPTPPPRRRTPSPPPRRRSPSPRRYSPPIQRRYSPSPPPKRRTASPPPPPKRRASPSPPPKRRVSHSPPPKQRSSPVTKRRSPSLSSKHRKGSSPSRSAREARSPQPNKRHSPSPRPRAPQTSSPPPVRRGASSSPQRRQSPSPSSRPIRRVSRTPEPKKIKKAASPSPQSVRRVSSSRSVSRSPEPAAKKPPAPPSPVQSQSPSTNWSPAVPVKKAKSPTPSPSPARNSDPEGGGKKKKKKKDKKHKKDKKHKKHKKHKKEKAVAAAAAAAVTPAAVAAPTTTSAQEEPEPEPEPKKETESEAEDNLDDLEKHLREKALRSMRKAQVSPQS
- the SRRM1 gene encoding serine/arginine repetitive matrix protein 1 isoform X7, translating into MDAGFFRGTSAEQDNRFSNKQKKLLKQLKFAECLEKKVDMSKVNLEVIKPWITKRVTEILGFEDDVVIEFIFNQLEVKNPDSKMMQINLTGFLNGKNAREFMGELWPLLLSAQENIAGIPSAFLELKKEEIKQRQIEQEKLASMKKQDEDKDKRDKEEKESSREKRERSRSPRRTKSRSPSPAPEKKEKTPDLPEPSVKVKEPSVQEATSTSDILKVPKTEPVLEPKEPSPEKNSKKEKEKEKTRPRSRTRSKSRSRTRSRSPSHTRPRRRHRSRSRSYSPRRRPSPRRRPSPRRRTPPRRMPPPPRHRRSRSPVRRRRRSSASLSGSSSSSSSSRSRSPPKKPPKRTSSPPRKTRRLSPSASPPRRRHRPSPPTTPPPKTRHSPTPQQSNRTRKSRVSVSPGRTSGKVTKHKGTEKRESPSPAPKPRKVELSESEEDKGGKMAAADSVQQRRQYRRQNQQSSSDSGSSSSSEDERPKRSHVKNGEVGRRRRHSPSRSASPSPRKRQKEASPRMQMGKRWQSPMTKSGRRRRSPTPPPARRRRSPSPAPPPRRRRSPTPPPRRRTPSPPPRRRSPSPRRYSPPIQRRYSPSPPPKRRTASPPPPPKRRASPSPPPKRRVSHSPPPKQRSSPVTKRRSPSLSSKHRKGSSPSRSAREARSPQPNKRHSPSPRPRAPQTSSPPPVRRGASSSPQRRQSPSPSSRPIRRVSRTPEPKKIKKAASPSPQSVRRVSSSRSVSRSPEPAAKKPPAPPSPVQSQSPSTNWSPAVPVKKAKSPTPSPSPARNSDPEGGGKKKKKKKDKKHKKDKKHKKHKKHKKEKAVAAAAAAAVTPAAVAAPTTTSAQEEPEPEPEPKKETESEAEDNLDDLEKHLREKALRSMRKAQVSPQS